TCCTTACCTACTTGTCCTATACCACCGTTACTTTGCCGTGGGCCCTCGGGATGCAGATGTTGTTGGGGGCGGTGCTGGCTTTTGTCGGATTTTGTCTATTTGTCTTAAGTAACGCTTCTAGGAGTGACGTATATCTCGAGGTGTTTTTGTCCACGATTAAAGTTAATGGGCTTGAGCTTCTTTTGCTCTGCGTCGCGATAATATCGTCTATAATCGTAGCAGCGTTAGTGCAGCGCCATCGCTTAGTTTATTTATCAAAGTTTCTCTCTGACCTAGGGCAATATTCATCAGCAGCAAAGACTCGTCACGGCACAAAAGTGGGGGACGTGATAGCAGGCATTGGTAAGATTCCTAGCGATTCTCGCTTTGGTTTTGAGGCAAAGCGCATTGAACGAATGGTTTTGGTGCTCTTGGTATTAATCACTATGTCGAGCCTCGTCTTCGTTGTGCTGTTAGGAGATGTTTCATACATGCGAGCTGGGGTGGCAATGTTGTGGCTTTTTTGGGGCGGACTGTTCTTGCTTTCCAAACGCGACGTCCCTCGGTCGCATATTGGCTATTTCGGTGCATTGCTTGCACTGCTCTTATTGTTATTGGCAGGCGGTATGACGTTTTACTTGTTTTCAAAACAGCAAGTGTGGGGAGTGGTGCCTATAGGTTTGGTTGCGTGCATAGGGTTAATTCCTTGGGCGATTAGCGAACTAGCGCCCCTTATCATTGCTGGCTTGTTGGTAGGTCTTAATTTTGTACATGTTGGTGGATATGGACTGATGGGGGTCTCCTTTTTTACTGCTACTTGTATCTTCATGGTTTTGTTATCCATGGTTTCCTATGCGAGTATTAGGGAGCGCTATCTGTTGACCGAGTTTAGTCGCTCGATAGTGCACTGTCGGGCGGCAGAAGAATTTTTGCGAGTTTTGGCAGATTACTTGACGACACTGTTTTCGTCTCATGGAGCGTTGGTGTCAAAAGGAACTGGTCATCTCGAGGTTGTGCGAGATGCTAGGGCTTATGTTTTAAATGGAATGGAATGGCCTATCGATAGGCGAAACCCTGAAAGTGATGCACCAGTTGATGGCGAATTTAGTGTGAATATTCGCGTTTTAGATTGGCTCCCCTCGCCGTTGGAGTTCTTTGATAGGCGTTTTGGAGTATTTTTTGCAAACCACGGAATCCTGATTGAGTTGAATGTACCAGGATTCCTACAGACCGAGACTATATTTCCGGCTGATATGCCAGGAAAAATGGAATTAAATAGATCGGCGCTAGTCTTTGTGGCGTTGAGGATGCCAATAGCCAAGTTCATACAGCGCAGTCACCTCAATCTTGCGCGAGCGTTAGGCGATCAGGTGTCGCTTGGGTTCGAATATTTGTATGAGAAATATCTTAGGTCGGCCTCCGAGAGGCGAGCCCGAAATAGCGCAGCCGACCACTCGTACGAGATGAGCTTGTTGGTTCATGAGATTAACAATTCAATTCAGGATGTAATTTCCTCCTGTGAGATGGCGCTGGAGGATTGCAGTGTTGACTTTAAAAGCGAAAGAAAGTCACGCGATGAAAGGGATGAGAAAAAAAAGGCCAGCAATGTGGTTTCGTATCTTAGGCGGATTGGCGTCACCGCACGGACTATGGCGACAGTTGTGTCTGATATTGAGAGGGAGCGAGAATTCGAAAAGAAGGAGGGATTGTCACCGCGAGAGTTCGTGGATCTTAGGCAAGTTATGCAGGACTCATTATCGTTTGCGCGGATTAGAGCGCAGCGCAGAAGGATTATGGTTGAGGTGGATCTAGGTGGACAGGAGGACGTGTGGGTTCGCGTGTCCAGTCGGGATCACCTGGAAACGGCCGTTCGAACTCTTCTGAATAATGGGATTGCTTATTCCAAGCCATCCAGCACTTTAAGTGTTGCGTTGCGATATTCCGATGCGTGGGTATGGATGGATTTTACAGACACGGGCCCGGGTTTTTCTAAGGAAGAGGCCAAGAGTATACTTTCTTATGGTGCGGCTTCGAGTGGAACCGGCAGAGCTACTGGGGATTCTAGTCTGTGGAGATGCAGGTGTTTTGCCGAGGCGCAAGGTGGCGGGCTGGATGTTTCGTCTGGAGGGGCTGGTAAGGGATCGACATTTGTGTTGACTCTACCTCGAGGAAGTAAACCAGCAAGCGTTGATGCTGTTACCGATGAAAAACCATGGGCGCTCATGATCGATGATGAGCAAGCGGTGACTCAAAGCTATGCTAGAATTGCGCGAGCATTTAATCTGGTGCCCGTGATTGCCCACACTATAGCAGCAGCACGCGAGGCCATCGATACGGGGAAGCGCCCAGCGTTTGTGATTACTGATCTGCGAGTTGGGGAGGATGGCGATGGCTATGAAATGGTGAGACTGCTTAGGGAGAAATACGGCTTGGCGCTACCTATTCTAGTAGTTAGCGGTTCGAGCGATTTTGACTTTGGAGATGATATTGAGAAATTAGGTAAAACACAGTTCGTGTCTAAGCCCATTGGACAAAGAGAATTGTACGAAAAGATTCAATTGTTAGTACATGAGAGAATATAGCTGCTGAAGTCAGAAAAAAGCAGTAAGGTCATGTGGAATATGGAGAACAAAAAAGAACTTGGTGAGTTGATGATCGCTATTAGCGATATCGGAGGCCGCATTGTTGCATCAAAAACAGATAGGGAGGCTATTAGGAAGCTGGTAGCCGATGCTATTTGCCATCGGCGGCAAGCTATAGTTTACAACTTGGCCAGGCAGTTTTTTGGGGGTTTTCTAGCCGATGCTCGTTTGTTGGTGGGCGGCCTCGGCGAAGGTAATGTGGAGTGGATTGGCATTACATCTCTGTCGCAACTGCGAACAATTGTTGGCGGGCGTTTTCAGATATTAAAACAGAGGTGGATTAGTGCTGGTTTTCCCATACGCGAGCATAGGGGTGACACAAAATTTGCCGGCCATATTAACCAGCATGAATGGGCAAATTTAGCAGCATGGTTGCGCACTCGTGGGTTTAAGGCTCGTTTGTGTGAGGAAGGTAGTGATAATTTATTTGAAATTGGGAAGTTGTAGAATGATTTTCTCGGAAAATGTTATTAGATATTAAGATTATTAGATAATCTGCCGTGTAAGTATATGTGTTATGAGCCTTAAATGTCTAGGAAGAAGTTAGAATTTTTCGACACGTCTTTGTAGCGATAGCGGTTCGTGTTTTGAAGAAATATATGTAGATGAATGTGAGAAGGGTTGTAGTCTTTTCTATGTTTGTAGGTTGTTAGTTTAAGGAGGCTAAGATGTTTGATGGACGAAGCTCGGTAAAGGGGCTTGTCAACGACAGAAGTGATTTGCAAATTCCCGCTGCCATTACTGATGTTGGTTGTGAACGAGACCTCAATGAGGATCGCTATGCTGCAATTGAATCGCGAGCGGGCAGGGCATGGGTGGTTTGCGATGGCATGGGTGGAGTAATGGGCGGCGAGCTAGCTGCGCAGCTAGCTATTGACGCGATTCGTCGCGGATTAGAAACGCGGGAATATGCTAGCAGAAAGGAAGCTCTTGTCAGTGCGATTGAAGAAGCCAATAGAGTTATTGTGCTTCGTAGGCAGAATCCCGCATTTAGCGCCATGGGTACTACAATTGTGGGATTGCTGGTAAAGGATAATGAGGCAGTAATCGCTCATGCTGGCGATAGCAGAGCATATTTAGTGCGAGATAACTCGATTCAGCAGTTAACTATAGATCATACCTACGTTCAGGATCTCGTCGATAAGGGCTTGCTAGATGAAGATGATGCGCTTTCTCACCCACAGGCGCATGTGCTCACTCGTTGTTTAGGCGCTGAGCCTCATCTAGATTTGGCGACGCAAGTTTATTGGATTTGGGATGTCGAGGACGGAGCTCCTACGGATAGTCTCGTTTTATGTAGTGACGGATTGTATAGCCTTGTTTCTGATAACGAGATTGCGGAGGTCGTTTCGCAGACGAGCCCACAGGAGAGCTGCGTTAGGCTCGTGGAGTTGGCAAAGAAACGAGGGGGTTACGATAATATCACCATCTCCATATTGCCTCTAGAGGGGCAACTGCGGGAGGAAAGCCCCGGAAAATTTCGCAATGGCAAAGATCGAACATCGGATCGCAGAAGAGCGACGAAGAAGTCAACTCTCCCCCAGCTTTCCATGGGGAAGAAAATAGTATTGATCCTTTTGCTGGCATTTCTTGGGAGTATGGTTGCGGTTTTGGGAGTCTTGTTGCAGCTGTGAGAGCTGTGAGATTTGGTTAGGCCGAGAGAAAAGATGTTTGGGATAACGTACTGGTTTTTGTAGAGCTAGTTTTGGAGTGAGAATAATGAGTGAAGATAGTCAAGATTTCGACAAGGAAAAGGAAAAGCGCGATTCTAGGGAAACTGAAGACAAAGGGATGGGAAGCATAGCGGCATCGCGAGCGCGCAATCGCACTGTAATGCTTACGCCAGAAATTACCGATCAAGTGAGGGCTATGCTTGGAACCGATAGCGAGGCTCCACGAGAGGGTGCATTTGGAGGATATGTGCCGAGTGCGAAACCTGAATTTTCTTCGCCTGCTTCTAAAGCGTCTACAGGCGGCTTTGAAACGCCGTCAGTGGGAAAATCTATTGAGGATCCACTGAGGCGGACAGGTGTCCCAGGAGAGGAGTCTGGCAGGCTAGGGAGGCGGGAGAACACGAGTAAAATGACTATGCCATCGCAATCGCGTGCTGGATTGTTCGAGATGGATAGAGGTTCTCCAAGTGATCAAGCATCTATTGGCAGTCAGCAAAACCCAACGCGAAATCTTGCTTCTGGGCATGCGCCAGTGTTTCCAGGACATGAGCAGCGCGCTTCTGTTTATCAAGAGAGCGAGGTAAGGAGGGCACCTTCGCCACAGCCAGAAAAGCCTCGGTCTAAGATAGTAGGGTTTTTGGTTAGTTTTGATAACAGCTCAAGCGGTGAGGTGGTAGACATTAGAATTGGGCGATGGTTGTTAACTTCCAAGCCAACTAGCCATGGAGAGTTTATTTTAATTGAAGATGAAAGCATCTCGCCATTGCATGCGATTATCCGGGCTACGACCGACGGAAAAATTCAAGTGCTAGATCAACTCTCGGAGTTCGGCACAGGTGTTTTGCGAAGTGGTGCGAGTGTAGAGGAAGAAATCACTGGTGCCATGGGGACTGTTAATCATGGCGATACATTGCGCTTTGGCAATCGGCGGTTTGTGGTTTGTGTGATTCCGCATATAGAGAAAAAGGATGACGAAGCGAAAGAGTAATTTGTTTTATCTGCTTATTAACTGATGAGCGACGATTATTTTCTTAATTTGCAGCCAGGTAGTATCGTCAACGGGCGATACGAGGTTGTGAAATGCCTCGGAACTGGGAGCATGGGGATGGTCTATGCCTGTCGCCATCGCGAACTTGCTGGCCACTTAGTGGCCATGAAAGTTCTTTTTTCGGAGGTGGCGCGCGATTCAGTTGCTGCGCAGCGCTTTCGCAATGAGATTGTGGCGTCCTATGGCGTTAGTCATCCCAATGTGGTTCGAGCCTATGAATACTTTAGAGATGGCGATTTAGTAGCTTTCACTATGGAGTACATTGGAGGCGGAGATTTAGCCGATCGCATAGCCTCTGAAAAGCAACTGCCTATTGACGAAGTGATTCGCATATTGTCGCAGATGTGTTCTGGCGTTGAAGCCATCCATCAGGCTGGGATCGTTCATAGAGACTTAAAGCCGGAAAATATTCTCATAACTGCGCAGGGCGATGTTAAGATTACCGATTTTGGCATTGCGCGTTGCGGCACGGGGCCAAAGCTTACCGAACACGGGGGAGTTGTTGGAACTATCGATTACGTCAGTCCGGAATATTTGGAAAGTGGAGAGGTCGATGCGCGCTCTGATCTATATGCAATCGGTGTTATCGGTTACGAGATACTTACTGGAGAAACGCCGTTTAGGGGAGAGAGCGTCATTGAGACTATGACGCTAAGGCTAAGATCTGATGTGCCATCGGCGCGCAAACTCAGAAAAGACTGTCCACTTAAGCTTGATAGTATAATCAGCAAAGCTATGGCGCGCGATCCGGGAGATCGCTATCAAACAGCTCATGATATGTTTCTGGATTTGCAGGCCCTTCTTCCGGACGATGTGAAGTTATTAGATCTTCAGCCTAAGCAATCTTCGCCTATGGAGCCGATCACTCTGCCGCTTTCAGAAGGGCGCGATGGAGTTGTGGCTTCGCATAATAAGACTTTGCGGCGGCGCGGTAGAGAGGATAGGCCCTCTTCAGAAAAGCGAGTGGATTTGAATCGCGTTTCTAAGTCGACTTCTGCCGATGCCATCAATCGCAATAGCCCAGCGACGTATGAGTTTCCACGAGAAAAAGCCGCTCTGAGTGTAAACATAGGAAGCTCTCACCTGTCAGCAGATAGAGTTAAGGAGTTATCGTCTCGCCTCTATTCCGAGAAGGAAAGCATAATAAAAACGGCTATTTACTGGCTATTTGTGGTGCTTTTGGGTTTTGGATTAGGCATTTTGGGGCTTCGCTATTATGAACCGGAGCTTTTTGGCCAAGCGCCTCGCACTGCTGTTCCTAGTTATAGAGGAATTAAGTAGTTGAGTTTTATTGTGTTTTTGGCATTTTTGCGTTGGTTAACGGGTCGCGGCTGTAGTCAGTGTTTCTTGCGAATGGTGATAAAGTTTTGGAACAACTCGCTGTATCGCTTAATCTTATCTTAGTTAATGTTATTCTTTTATGACTAGATTATAATTATAAATCGTGGCAACATTTGAGAGATGATATTTAAGCCCAGCCTTATATCAACTGGATTATTGGTGAGGGTTTTTGGAAAAACTTAGAATGCCAAAGATATATACTTACTTAAGTGCTTTAGTAATTGTGTCGTAATAAGAAGTATCGAGTGAGTTGCATTTTGCGTTGGTAGCGTATTAACGGTTTTTAATGAGAATTTTAATAATTGATAGATCTGCTGAGGGGCATGCTGTATGCGCAAAGCGCATAGAGTCTTTTAGTAGAAGTGATATAGAGATGCTCGATTTGCAGGTTAAGCTCGTTTTGGATCGAGATTACGAAGCAAATATACGTGAAGCTGATGTAGTAATTTTGTGTTCCGGTTTAGGAGATGGGATAAGTGCCCTTGCGAGGAGCATACTCGGTCTCATGCCATGGCTACACGTAATTATGTACGTCACTGACGAGGCCTATTCGGGAGGGGCATTTCGACTTGCTCATGCCGTGGGAGTTAGAAAGGTTCTTCCTGATAGCTCTTCTCCTTTAGATTTGTTGCAGGAATTAGTAGCTGTTTACAACGAGTTTCGCCGCGAGGGTCGGGCTCGAGAGGGACGTGTAATTTGCGTCACTCACGCAAAAGGTGGCACTGGGGCGACTAGTATTTGTGCGGCCTTAGCTGAGGTTTGTAGCGTCTATAGGCGAAGGACAATGCTTTGGGATTTAGACGTCGAGACAAGGGATTTATGTAGATCTCTAACAGTAGGTGGTGCAGAAGCTAAGGTGGTTAGTAGCTGGGTAAATGGTTCGCGCGATATTTCCAGAGAAAGCCTGAGCGATGCTCTTATACCAGTCAGCCAGGACGTATCGGTTCTCATGCCCCCAGATGGAATGGCTGAGGCCATGGATCTGGTATGTCATACCGATGCAATGCTAATTGCGCAAAGAATACTGGATTTATCCCGAGTTATGCACGACGTGATTCTCATAGATCTTGCTGGAAGGATCGGTCCGGCTACTGGTGCCTTAATGCGAGTAGCTGATGAGGTGTTAATCGTTATCGACGACACCGTCCTAGGCCTCACGGCTTTAGATCTCTTTCTTAGCTACGTAAAAATGCTCGTAATCGGCGGGGGAGAGAGAGTTAGTTTTGTCGTCAATGGCTATAGCGGCTCCTTACTTGCCGTGCCGCAGATAGAAGCGGAGCTTGAACCAGTGCACCGCTTGGGAGAGAGACCTTGGCGACTGCCACCGGTGCCAGTAGACCCAAAAGCCTCGCTTTGGCCTGGCAGCGGTAGAACACTCTATAGTATGGGACAAAAGGCCACCAGAAGCGCGCTTGAAGAGATTGCTTTGCAGTTAAATATTATCATGCCTTCCCAGGTTGGGCCGGAAGGTGAAAAAGGAGCCGCTGGTAGGAGGCGCAGTAACTCCTGGTGGGAGAGATTTCTAATGAAACCAGAAAGTGGAGGCAATGTAGGGGCCTTGTCCGGCCACCGAGCTGAGGAGGATGAGCATAATTTGGTTTCTTAGTAGTAACACAGGTGATTTTTTGCACGAAAAACGCTGGCATGTTTCGTGCAAGACGTGTGTATGGGCAGGTGTGTAGGTCATATGTAACTGCATTGTTGGTAACTATGGCATGTTGTTTCTTGGTAGTTGTTGTTACCTTTGCTAAGAAACTTGCCGTTATGTGTTATTGGCACCTAGGGGGTGCTGGCTTTTTGATAAAAATAGGCGTGACTTAGAGCTGCGGGTATGTGATGTTTTAGAGTTGTGCGTAGCTGTAAGGCATGCTGATTAGTGTAACGTAAACGTAAGGGTAGATGAGAAATGGAAGAGAAAAATATTAATGAGTTAGAGGTCGTTGGACAGGAGGAGGAAAAGGGGGCAACTATGTTGGAGTATGCTCTATTGGCTGCTCTTATAGCTGTAGTGTGTATAGTTGCAATTACTTTCTTGGGAGAGCAGGCTTGCCAGGCGTTCTCGAGCATTGGAAGTAGTATAGATCAAGCTAACCAATAAAGACTGTAAGGCTTTGGCAAGTTGTCTTTTTATAGCTAGTTATGGCATAGCCATTTTAGCTATAAAAAGCAATTTGCTCATTTGAAGTTTGTGCTGTGATTTTATACGCTGTTGTAGCGTGGCGCTTTGCAGTAATTTTTTGGCTAACTTAAAAGAAAGCCCGCCAGCTTGCGCTGGGGAAGTAGTGTTGTGTTCATTGTTTAGTGCGTTAGTTTTATAAAGCAAGACTAGATTTGCTATTGCTTTTGCGGATTCAGTCTCGTCTTAGCGAAAAGGGAGTTTTTATATGGCTGCACGCTTTGGAGCGAGCCCCGCTCAAGTATATGCCACTAAGGTTAGGTATCTGATTGGCGCTTTAATTGCCGTTATAGCAGTGCTTCTAATCTTAATCGTAGTTGTTGCTAATAACAATTCTGGAACACAGGACGTTTTAGTAAACGATCCGGCGGCAGTACAGGCAGCAGTTCCTCTTTCGCAAAATGTCGATGTGCTGGTTGCAAATGTGAGAATAGAGCAGGGAACCCAGCTCATGCCGCATCTGTTCGTCGACCAGTCGTATAGTCCAGATAGGGTTCCAGCAGGTGCGATCCTCGCTAGAGACAAAGCCAATGTTATGGGCAAATTTGCTAAAAATATGGTTAATGCGAATTTTCCTATAATGCTAGAAGATGTTACCGAGTCGGCAGGTGGGTCGTTCATAGACAATATTCCGCCTGGGTATAGGGCTGTAACGATAACTGTAGATGCGCGTTCTGGCGTAGAAGGATGGGCGCGTCCAGGTACTCGGGTCGACATTTTGTTGACTTATACGGATAAGAAGTCGGGCGAGAAAGCTGTTGTAACTCTCGTATCTTTTACTCAAGTCTTATCAGTTGCTGGAATGACTGCAAGCGATCAAGGCAACAAGCAGCCGGTTTCAGCTCAGGGAACAACTGTAACTCTCATGGTTACCGAAAAGGATTCTAAGCGCATAGAGCTTGCGCGTACTATGGGAACGCTTAGTTTGTCGCTTAGAAGTTCTAGGGGTGGCCCAGATGATGAGCCTAGTGACAGGCCGGTTATCATTAAGCCCGGAAATATTATTAGTGACCAGGAAGACGCGCCAGAAGTGGAGCCCGCTGAAGGGGTCTTGTATCGCATGAACCCTAAAACTGGCAGGCAGGATAAGTATGTTTTGCGACGCGGTAGGTGGTCTTTGGATACTGAGGAGTAATAATGTGGCGTTGGCTCCTCTAAACAGGCGCCTGTTTCTCGAGCGTTTATATAGAGGTTTGTAGGAGTTTTTAGATGAAAGACGAAAGAGAGAATCTCATAGGTCTGTTCTCAACGCGGAGTGGTGCAGCCGAGGTCGAGGCCGAAGTTGATAGCAGTGAGCCGACGCGTGCTCGCAATCGTGCGCAGGCAACCAGAGATGTGGGGAAGGCATCGCTTTCACCTATTGCAAACTCCATCTTGAGAGAAGCGCGTCGGGAATTGGTTTCTGGGATGGACGGCAACGAAGCCAAGGATGAACGCGAAATTCACGAAGAAGCAATAGCTAGTGCAATTGATTTAGTTTGTAGAAAACATGGGCATGTTATAAGTGACGTAAATCGCGCTGAAATAATAGTCCACCTTAAGAGAGATCTTTTGGGGTGGGGGGTGCTGCAATCTCTGATTAATAATCCCGAAGTTACAGATATTCATTGTTATGATTACCAAACCGTTGTTCTACAACGCGGTAAGGTGAGCGAATCTACTCCCATTCATTGGCCGAGCAAGGAAGCATATGCGTCCTTTATAGATAGGATTCTCCTGCGCTTGGGGCGAAGTGTCTCGACGCAGCAGCATACTGTGGACTGTTCTTTCTCGGATGGAAAGCGAATATGCGTAATTCACGATAGCGTTTGTGGTTCGCGTGGACCCCTCATGACTATCCGCATTCCAAGAGTTTCTGAACCAACTCTCGAGAGTCTCGTTGCTTATCAGGTGGCCCCACCGCTAATAGTAAATTATTTGGCCGCACTGGTTCGAACATGCGAACATACGTTTATGGTGTCCGGAGAGACTGGAACGGGTAAGACTACTCTAATGCGATGTTTAGGTACGCAGTTTCGATCCGATGAGTCTATTGTTGGCGTAGAGGATACTCCTGAGCTAAACTACCAACATCCCTATTATCGCAGTTTGGTGTCGCGACCGGCAAATACCGAAGGTGTAGGCGAGGTGACTTTGCAGGAGCACATTAAGACGACGTTGAGAATGTGTCCGTCCAGGGTAATTCTCGGCGAAATGCGCACTCCCGAAGCCGCGGAGGCTTTTTTGGAAAGCGCCCAAACCGGGCACTGCGGGATGTCGACTATTCATGCACGAAATGCGCGCGAGACGCTAACGCGTTTGGAGAGTTTATTGGGGCGGGCTCAGCGCGGCGTAAGTACTGACATATTGCGACAGCAGATCGCTCTAGCAGTTGATGTGGTAATCTGGCAGTGTCGCGAAAGGGTTTCGGGAAGAGTTCGCATGGCAGAGGTTATTGAAGTCGGCCATTTTGTGGAAGGGAATATTCAGGTTCGGCCTATGTTTAAATTAGTCGAACAAGGAGATAATCCCAGGTGGCGCGTGGAATCGTGGTCTAGTAACTACGAAGATGTTTTGGAGAGAAATGGTATCGTTCTCGGAGAAGCCCCCGAATTTTTGGGCTTCTCTAATACTTCGGGATCCGCTGAAGTTGTAGCTCGTCGCTAAAGTTTTACCGATGGAATTAAGCACAGTTTTGATTTTTCTCGTCTTGTTGGTGGTGGTGATAGCTATTGCTGTCATCGTTGTTACTGTTGGTAGTGGTAACAAAACTGGTTTTCGCGAACAGTTAGCAGTTAGCGATTCATTGCGGGCGATGGTGGCCGCGCAGAGGGAAAGAGCTGCTCAGGGTTCTACGGGCATGTCGAATAGAGAGAAGAAAGGTAGGAACCTGGCTCTGGCTGCGGCGGCAGAAAGCGAGATAAAAGGAGAGCGCAGCTCGTCGGCCTCAAAAATTACTAGAATGGACTTGGCGAGGCGGCTTCATTATGGGAAGTGGAAGCTTACGCCGGTGCAATTTAGAGCTATTCAAGTGTGTTTGGCCCTAGGTTTGTTTGTGCCTACGTGGTTCATTTCGGGCAGAATGGTTCAGTTATTGGCGCTAGCACTGGGGCCAACTTTTCTGTCGTGGCTGCTGGAGCGCTCTATGATGAAGCGTTTTAAAGCTTTTGATGTGGATTATCCAGTTTTGCTGCTTCAGTATGTAAGTCTGCTTAAGACCGGCATGAGCACGATTACTGGTTTAGAAGCTGCGTCTAAAGGGCTTGATGAAGACTCTCTAGTAAGGGCCGAGGTGGCACTTTTAATTGAGCGACTTAGATTGGGACTTACAGAAGAGCAGGCTATTAATGCTTTTGGAGAGGATATTGCACATCCGGAATTGGAGCTCTTTGTTCAGAGTTTGTTGTTGAGCAAGCGCGTCGGCGGTACGCTATCGACTACGCTCGAGCGCCTAGCCAAACAAGTTCGCAAACGCCAACAATTTAGAGAGCAGGCTATCGCTGCAGTTGGCATGGAGAGAGGGTCTCTTTGGGCTATTGCGTGTATCATGACTGGGCTTATGCTCTATATCACTTATTTCCAGCCTGGGCTT
This genomic interval from Deltaproteobacteria bacterium contains the following:
- a CDS encoding response regulator — protein: MDAKTERIYRNSVETIDRLQDAHSGDHIATCVFLQLSLALVLLFIEIVIVALGGIGSMLLRLSALLPIASIPLLFRVVKHRYRGILIVIGTSLAASLLASNFLFGEARLIPRDFRIIEPIFVLTYLSYTTVTLPWALGMQMLLGAVLAFVGFCLFVLSNASRSDVYLEVFLSTIKVNGLELLLLCVAIISSIIVAALVQRHRLVYLSKFLSDLGQYSSAAKTRHGTKVGDVIAGIGKIPSDSRFGFEAKRIERMVLVLLVLITMSSLVFVVLLGDVSYMRAGVAMLWLFWGGLFLLSKRDVPRSHIGYFGALLALLLLLLAGGMTFYLFSKQQVWGVVPIGLVACIGLIPWAISELAPLIIAGLLVGLNFVHVGGYGLMGVSFFTATCIFMVLLSMVSYASIRERYLLTEFSRSIVHCRAAEEFLRVLADYLTTLFSSHGALVSKGTGHLEVVRDARAYVLNGMEWPIDRRNPESDAPVDGEFSVNIRVLDWLPSPLEFFDRRFGVFFANHGILIELNVPGFLQTETIFPADMPGKMELNRSALVFVALRMPIAKFIQRSHLNLARALGDQVSLGFEYLYEKYLRSASERRARNSAADHSYEMSLLVHEINNSIQDVISSCEMALEDCSVDFKSERKSRDERDEKKKASNVVSYLRRIGVTARTMATVVSDIEREREFEKKEGLSPREFVDLRQVMQDSLSFARIRAQRRRIMVEVDLGGQEDVWVRVSSRDHLETAVRTLLNNGIAYSKPSSTLSVALRYSDAWVWMDFTDTGPGFSKEEAKSILSYGAASSGTGRATGDSSLWRCRCFAEAQGGGLDVSSGGAGKGSTFVLTLPRGSKPASVDAVTDEKPWALMIDDEQAVTQSYARIARAFNLVPVIAHTIAAAREAIDTGKRPAFVITDLRVGEDGDGYEMVRLLREKYGLALPILVVSGSSDFDFGDDIEKLGKTQFVSKPIGQRELYEKIQLLVHERI
- a CDS encoding serine/threonine-protein phosphatase; the encoded protein is MFDGRSSVKGLVNDRSDLQIPAAITDVGCERDLNEDRYAAIESRAGRAWVVCDGMGGVMGGELAAQLAIDAIRRGLETREYASRKEALVSAIEEANRVIVLRRQNPAFSAMGTTIVGLLVKDNEAVIAHAGDSRAYLVRDNSIQQLTIDHTYVQDLVDKGLLDEDDALSHPQAHVLTRCLGAEPHLDLATQVYWIWDVEDGAPTDSLVLCSDGLYSLVSDNEIAEVVSQTSPQESCVRLVELAKKRGGYDNITISILPLEGQLREESPGKFRNGKDRTSDRRRATKKSTLPQLSMGKKIVLILLLAFLGSMVAVLGVLLQL
- a CDS encoding FHA domain-containing protein, with the translated sequence MSEDSQDFDKEKEKRDSRETEDKGMGSIAASRARNRTVMLTPEITDQVRAMLGTDSEAPREGAFGGYVPSAKPEFSSPASKASTGGFETPSVGKSIEDPLRRTGVPGEESGRLGRRENTSKMTMPSQSRAGLFEMDRGSPSDQASIGSQQNPTRNLASGHAPVFPGHEQRASVYQESEVRRAPSPQPEKPRSKIVGFLVSFDNSSSGEVVDIRIGRWLLTSKPTSHGEFILIEDESISPLHAIIRATTDGKIQVLDQLSEFGTGVLRSGASVEEEITGAMGTVNHGDTLRFGNRRFVVCVIPHIEKKDDEAKE
- a CDS encoding serine/threonine protein kinase, whose amino-acid sequence is MSDDYFLNLQPGSIVNGRYEVVKCLGTGSMGMVYACRHRELAGHLVAMKVLFSEVARDSVAAQRFRNEIVASYGVSHPNVVRAYEYFRDGDLVAFTMEYIGGGDLADRIASEKQLPIDEVIRILSQMCSGVEAIHQAGIVHRDLKPENILITAQGDVKITDFGIARCGTGPKLTEHGGVVGTIDYVSPEYLESGEVDARSDLYAIGVIGYEILTGETPFRGESVIETMTLRLRSDVPSARKLRKDCPLKLDSIISKAMARDPGDRYQTAHDMFLDLQALLPDDVKLLDLQPKQSSPMEPITLPLSEGRDGVVASHNKTLRRRGREDRPSSEKRVDLNRVSKSTSADAINRNSPATYEFPREKAALSVNIGSSHLSADRVKELSSRLYSEKESIIKTAIYWLFVVLLGFGLGILGLRYYEPELFGQAPRTAVPSYRGIK
- a CDS encoding AAA family ATPase — its product is MRILIIDRSAEGHAVCAKRIESFSRSDIEMLDLQVKLVLDRDYEANIREADVVILCSGLGDGISALARSILGLMPWLHVIMYVTDEAYSGGAFRLAHAVGVRKVLPDSSSPLDLLQELVAVYNEFRREGRAREGRVICVTHAKGGTGATSICAALAEVCSVYRRRTMLWDLDVETRDLCRSLTVGGAEAKVVSSWVNGSRDISRESLSDALIPVSQDVSVLMPPDGMAEAMDLVCHTDAMLIAQRILDLSRVMHDVILIDLAGRIGPATGALMRVADEVLIVIDDTVLGLTALDLFLSYVKMLVIGGGERVSFVVNGYSGSLLAVPQIEAELEPVHRLGERPWRLPPVPVDPKASLWPGSGRTLYSMGQKATRSALEEIALQLNIIMPSQVGPEGEKGAAGRRRSNSWWERFLMKPESGGNVGALSGHRAEEDEHNLVS
- a CDS encoding Flp family type IVb pilin; the protein is MEEKNINELEVVGQEEEKGATMLEYALLAALIAVVCIVAITFLGEQACQAFSSIGSSIDQANQ
- the cpaB gene encoding Flp pilus assembly protein CpaB, with the translated sequence MAARFGASPAQVYATKVRYLIGALIAVIAVLLILIVVVANNNSGTQDVLVNDPAAVQAAVPLSQNVDVLVANVRIEQGTQLMPHLFVDQSYSPDRVPAGAILARDKANVMGKFAKNMVNANFPIMLEDVTESAGGSFIDNIPPGYRAVTITVDARSGVEGWARPGTRVDILLTYTDKKSGEKAVVTLVSFTQVLSVAGMTASDQGNKQPVSAQGTTVTLMVTEKDSKRIELARTMGTLSLSLRSSRGGPDDEPSDRPVIIKPGNIISDQEDAPEVEPAEGVLYRMNPKTGRQDKYVLRRGRWSLDTEE